In Streptomyces sp. NBC_00414, a single window of DNA contains:
- a CDS encoding ABC transporter ATP-binding protein yields the protein MIEAVGLTKRYGDKTAVYNLSFQVRPGSVTGFLGPNGSGKSTTMRMILGLDNPTAGQVTIGGYSYRKLPNAPRQVGALLDAKAVHGGRHARNHLLCLAQLSGIPARRVDEVLGVVGLQDVAKKRSKGFSLGMGQRLGIAAALLGDPQVLLFDEPVNGLDPEGILWVRNLMKSLAAEGRTVFVSSHLMSEMAVTADHLIVIGRGQLLADMSVRDFISHNSADFARVRTPGTDPAQREKLTAALTEAGGQVMPEQDGGLRVTGLPLPRISDLAHDADVRLWELSPHQASLEEAYMRMTQGAVDYRSTTDQRAGLQQQLPPGAMPPPQMPVPGQGQPGWYAPPPPQQGGQPFAMPQGQPPAGPYGAPGAPGAGEPNPYAQPAQPAPAQSAPVEPPAVAQPSPAAPDLTKPEDAR from the coding sequence ATGATCGAGGCAGTCGGCCTGACGAAGCGCTACGGCGACAAGACGGCCGTGTACAACCTTTCCTTCCAGGTCAGGCCGGGCTCCGTCACCGGCTTCCTCGGCCCCAACGGGTCGGGCAAGTCCACGACCATGCGGATGATTCTCGGACTCGACAACCCCACCGCGGGCCAGGTGACGATCGGCGGCTACTCGTACCGCAAGCTGCCCAACGCCCCGCGCCAGGTCGGCGCGCTGCTCGACGCCAAGGCCGTGCACGGCGGCCGGCACGCCCGCAACCACCTGCTGTGCCTGGCTCAGCTGTCGGGCATCCCCGCCCGCCGGGTGGACGAGGTGCTCGGTGTCGTCGGGCTCCAGGACGTGGCGAAAAAGCGCTCCAAGGGTTTCTCGCTCGGTATGGGCCAGCGACTCGGCATCGCGGCCGCGCTGCTCGGCGACCCGCAGGTGCTCCTCTTCGACGAGCCGGTCAACGGACTCGACCCCGAGGGCATCCTCTGGGTGCGCAACCTGATGAAGTCGCTGGCCGCCGAGGGCCGGACCGTCTTCGTCTCCTCGCACCTCATGAGCGAGATGGCCGTCACCGCCGACCACCTCATCGTGATCGGCCGCGGCCAGCTGCTCGCCGACATGAGCGTCCGCGACTTCATCTCGCACAACTCCGCCGACTTCGCGCGGGTGCGCACCCCCGGGACCGACCCCGCCCAGCGCGAGAAGCTGACGGCCGCGCTCACGGAGGCGGGCGGCCAGGTGATGCCGGAGCAGGACGGCGGCCTGCGCGTCACCGGCCTGCCGCTGCCCCGCATCAGCGACCTCGCCCACGACGCGGACGTACGCCTGTGGGAGCTCTCCCCGCACCAGGCCTCGCTGGAGGAGGCGTACATGCGGATGACGCAGGGCGCCGTCGACTACCGCTCCACCACCGACCAGCGCGCGGGCCTCCAGCAGCAGCTGCCGCCGGGAGCGATGCCGCCGCCGCAGATGCCGGTGCCGGGACAGGGCCAGCCGGGCTGGTACGCGCCGCCGCCGCCCCAGCAGGGCGGGCAGCCCTTCGCGATGCCCCAGGGACAGCCCCCCGCGGGCCCCTACGGCGCTCCGGGCGCCCCGGGCGCGGGAGAGCCCAACCCGTACGCCCAGCCCGCCCAGCCCGCTCCTGCGCAGTCCGCTCCCGTGGAGCCGCCCGCCGTCGCGCAGCCCTCCCCCGCCGCCCCCGACCTGACCAAGCCCGAGGACGCCCGATGA
- a CDS encoding ABC transporter permease: protein MSTPQPQSPQQAAPAPNWQSGPGTSYTSPIPVTRTHLGHALTSEWTKIKSVRSTMWTLGVFLLLVVGIGLLVAAQTNDNDYADVPYTIPAFFGLILGQICLITLGVLVVSSEYGTGMIRTTFTASPQRHRVLTAKLVIFFLVAFVVSAVAIGFVGLITSGMHGGASDNKWGGTVLMGALYVSLLGVLALAVGSMLRHSAGAITAMLGLVLVPAILPAFLLMSESLRSLGEKMTEYNAPNALAKIFELDSENGSGGSQLILLVCVTAAAVAGAYALLERRDV from the coding sequence ATGAGCACGCCCCAGCCGCAGTCGCCGCAGCAGGCCGCCCCTGCCCCGAACTGGCAGTCGGGTCCCGGGACTTCGTACACCTCGCCGATTCCGGTCACGCGCACCCACCTGGGGCACGCGCTCACCTCGGAGTGGACGAAGATCAAGTCGGTGCGCTCCACGATGTGGACGCTCGGCGTCTTCCTGCTCCTGGTCGTGGGCATCGGCCTCCTCGTCGCCGCCCAGACGAACGACAACGACTACGCGGACGTCCCGTACACGATCCCCGCCTTCTTCGGGCTGATCCTCGGGCAGATCTGCCTGATCACCCTGGGCGTGCTGGTGGTCTCGTCCGAGTACGGCACGGGCATGATCCGTACGACGTTCACGGCCTCGCCCCAGCGCCACCGGGTGCTCACCGCCAAGCTGGTGATCTTCTTCCTCGTCGCGTTCGTGGTGTCGGCGGTCGCCATCGGGTTCGTCGGCCTGATCACCTCGGGCATGCACGGCGGGGCGTCGGACAACAAGTGGGGCGGGACCGTCCTGATGGGCGCGCTCTACGTGTCGCTGCTCGGCGTGCTCGCGCTCGCCGTGGGCTCGATGCTGCGGCACTCCGCGGGCGCGATCACCGCGATGCTCGGCCTGGTGCTCGTGCCGGCCATCCTGCCCGCGTTCCTGCTGATGTCCGAGAGCCTGCGCTCGCTCGGCGAGAAGATGACCGAGTACAACGCTCCGAACGCGCTCGCCAAGATCTTCGAGCTCGACTCCGAGAACGGCAGCGGCGGCTCGCAGCTCATCCTGCTCGTCTGTGTGACCGCGGCGGCCGTCGCGGGCGCCTACGCGCTCCTTGAGCGCCGGGACGTCTGA
- a CDS encoding ATP/GTP-binding protein — MSPRRNRPHADGSGRSADEDPSDRYGGWQSAESWQGESWSVRHVAGASAQGKTYRCPGCDQQIPSGVPHVVAWPEHSGVDERRHWHKSCWNAKDRRTTRVQRSRNAPRF; from the coding sequence GTGTCCCCGCGTCGCAACCGTCCCCACGCCGATGGCTCAGGCCGGAGCGCGGACGAGGATCCGTCCGACCGGTACGGCGGCTGGCAGTCGGCGGAGAGCTGGCAGGGCGAGTCGTGGAGCGTGCGGCACGTGGCGGGCGCGAGCGCGCAGGGCAAGACCTACCGCTGCCCGGGCTGCGACCAGCAGATCCCCTCCGGCGTCCCGCACGTGGTGGCCTGGCCCGAGCACTCCGGTGTGGACGAGCGGCGCCACTGGCACAAGTCGTGCTGGAACGCGAAGGACCGCCGCACCACGAGGGTGCAGCGGTCCCGGAACGCGCCGAGGTTCTGA